TCATTGATCCATTGTGATGGGTATGATTCGCCCCAAATTCAGTTACTGTTGCTCTCTGTTTTATCCGACAATAACGATGTCGTTtcactcttttctttttatctgaCTAAGAACGTTGTCGCTTTACCTTTgtattctttttatttcaaacgaCAGCGTCTGGCCGTCAATTTAGTGCACCAATGAGGCAGCATTTTGATTCCCAAATACACATTAGAAGTCTCAATCTTGGCACAATAGTAGTAGTATGGAGAACAGGAGAAGATATTATTGTACAAATTAATTTGtcttttaaatatttgttgTAGGCTTAAACTAAGGTCATTAAGTCTGTACACATACAAAAACTAATCACCTGACTTGACAATAAGATAAATCGAACTAAAACCCCAACGCGTGGATAAAGGGTATTTTCTTTTACTATCTGTACTCATTGTTCAGCCAGCCAGTCCCCACATGGCCACATGAGCTAGTTGTGAACCCACAATGAAAAAAGCACAAATACCACTTCACAAATTACTTTCACTTCTGCTGCATCTTGTCTTGCTCTGCTTTTCTTTGGCCCTGAGTGAGTCATGGTGctcatttcttttattttgttttggacaATGATGCCaagatttgggtttttgtttcttttcttttcatcaacGGATCAACCCTTTCTtgtttaaaattcaaattgtGGTAAATGGAATTGGTTAGTCAATTTCCCAGTTGAAACTGCACTCAAAACAAATTTATGGAAGTGGCCTCCATTGTTCGAGCGATGTAAGACTAAAAAATCTCTCATTAGTTGGACATAACCCAATTGAGTGGTTATAAATAAAGTCAAACTCTATGGACTGTCATTATGTAAAAAATTTATGCACATGCTATTTTGTCGGCCCAAGTTCATGCCAAATCATGCTTGTATGTGTTgttcttgattaaaaaaaaattgtgagctACTAAAGTTCCCATAAgaaaaaatttgataaaaacaccaataaagttctttaaaaaattaaaacaaaaggtttcaacACATCCTTTACAAAAGGTTTCAACAACTCCACCTTTCAGTACAAAACATCTTAGCCACTAAAACTGACAAATAATCTGTGGCCGATGGCCTGGAGTACTTGAACCCGCCAATAGCCCTTACGGGGTTTCTCATTTCCACGTTGTTCCTCAATGCAAGGTTACCTCCTGTCCATCTTTGATCGACTATTCTTCTACTGACAGTCGGATTCCCTCCCTGCCCACAATAAACTATTTTATCTGGAGAGCTCATGTCATTATCATGGCATCCAAATGCCACTATGCTTATAGCCAGATTTCTACCGTCTTCACCCTTCTTGAAATCGATATCACTTGATCGCTGATAGTGAAGGCCGATAACAAACAATTCAGCCCGATATTGAAATCTGTCATCGACCTACCTAGATTCCAGAAATATGTCCAATGCGTTCAAGTATCTTTGTTGTTTCACGAAACAATTGTTTTGGGTCCTTTACAATCATGGAACAGCTTATCTAATTCTTCCTGTATAAAGCCAAAGTCATCTGAATAGTTTTACGGATAACCCCCAAAGGTTGGCTCCTGCAATACCCATTGCAGCAATACCCATTGCAGCTGGTTGCAAGGAGCCAACCTTTGGGGGTTAGCCGCGAAACTGTTCAGAGGACTTTAGCTTTATACAGGGACGAATTAGATAAGCTGTTCCATGATTggaaaaaaacccaaaacaacaATTCTCCCGTCGCATGAAATTTTTCAGAAACAACAAAGATGCTTGAATGCAACTAAACGCATTATACAGCTCCAGCTCCATTTTCTTGCTGCTGTAGATTTCATTTGTGGCTCACTTTTTGGTTCCGTCAACTCCTATTTCTAACATTATGATTTCTAACATTAATATCATAAGGTTATTTGCAACTGTATTCACACACTCAAGAATTGTGAATTGTATTGATTGAACAAAATTCTCCATCAACAGTACTTCCCTGACAGTGCCGTCATCTGAGTCGACCTTGAACATCGTGCCAGTATTGGATTGCACCACCAGCAAGTAACCCTTCCCTGCCTAAGTAGACGATCCCTTTGAGCCCGCAGTCCGTGAACGAGTCAGCAACCCCGGATAAAGAGTGAAAAGCGGAGATATGGAGAGGGAGCCGAGGAGGAAGTGAATCTCCATTAGATAGGTGAATGAGCAGACACACAGCCTTTTCACTCCCAAAAAAAGGAAGAACGAAAAAGAATTCCCTTGATCCGGGAAAGCTCTTAACCAGCAAGCAAAAATAAGTGAACCGGACTCATATGATAGGGCACCTAGACCTCAAaacaagaggagaaagaaagaactgAAGGGCTGGCTAGTGAGGTGAGGGCAAGTACAAGGGCCTCCCCTTGAATGCAGTCTGATTCCCCTGCCGATGAACCTGCCAACGAACGATATGGCATCAAGGAGGAAAACTCAAATCCCGGGCAAAGGATTTCAGGGTAGAGATTTGGGGATCGGAAGTTGATGATGTGGGGTTTCCAGGCAAGTGATGGCATTGGACCGACACAAacgaggaggaggagaaatGGGATTGAGCAGAGCCGCAGCCGCTGTTGATTTGGGGAGGGACATGGTTGATATCGTTGTGAGATGAAATAGGATGGGAGGGTTTCTTCGATTTTATACTAACATCCCTCGCTTACCTTGTTACTTTTGTTTGGGTTAATTTTAAGCTGCATCTAACCATGGTTAGTTACATGGGTAACTGACCAAGTCTTCCTAGAAAATAACAACCATGATTTTCCATATGAAAAGCCACGATTTTAGGGGTTACTAATACCACGAAAATATTTCCTTTTACCGAGATTATCTTGGATCTCCACTTCCTTGAAAAAGATCCTCTTTTCTATTTTGTTCTGCCATATTTTTCGTGTTCATCTTGATAGAGAGAGTTTCTTCGATTCTTGATTCATCGTTACATTAAATGGTGTGTTTACGTTACCGCGTGTTTTTTGTTATTGGTTCTTATCTTCAATTCATACATATGTTTATTGTCTGAAGTGTGAACATTGTTAacgtatttatttttttaagcaCAGAAAACAGGTTATTTGGTACATCGGTTCCAATAGTGAACAAGAGGTGGTCATGGTCATTCCATATTTAAAATTAGACAATAGATCACAAAGTGACTATTAAGCTGGAGCATTCTCTGTCACCccaaaaaaatagtttttttgaAGTTCCTAAATCAATTTCCATTTGGAAATACTCTTTTGACCATGCGTTAGGCTTTAACTTAACTTACCCTGTCGTGAAGCAATAAATTTACACACATGCTAGTCTAACGGCCCgagttttttttgtcaaatatcaatgtaaaaaaaaaacattcttgTACGTTCTtggttaaaaataataataaagtttGTGAGCTACTAAAGTCCCCATACAATTTTTGGctaaatcatttaaaatgcCCTTGAAGTATCCcatttttctcatttatattcttaaagtataaaatttctcatttttatcctcGATGTCTCATAAAACAACTCAAATATGTCCCAATTTCACTGTTCTGGTACTAGTTTGTCAGAATTTGCACATGTGGCAATCAGAACACCTACGTGGCATACACGTGTTTTATCGTCAATACATGAACTGAAATTTCAACCGTCGGATCTCATCAATGACTGAGATTTTAGTCAAAAATCTTCACACTATATACCCACATCAGAGCCCCTTCTCCTCTCTCACCAAAACTTCTTACTGCATCAACACCTCCTCCTCCGACCTCCGCTTCACTCATCTCAGCCGATTGGAAGCAAGACTTCCAGTGCGCAGAACCCGAAGACCCAAGAGGAGAGGAAAACTCTCAAGTAGCGAATTCACGATTTGAATCAGAACCAAAAACTCCTTCAGATAGATCAGCAAGGCCTAGAGTCGAGAGACccattttttgttcaattcatCCAACCAACAATGTAAAGATAAGAGGAGCAGAGGGGATCCTTATCAGTCACAGAACCAATTAAGAAAATGTatgcaaaaaaatattaattttttttcacaaatgtCAATCTAGTAGATCGACACAAAATCTCcataacaaaacaacaaaacccaACTGATGTCCTATAAATCATACAACCCAGAACCTAAAAATCCATAATATTCATAGATTTACACTGGTATATGTTGATGCAAGAAAGGAAAAGCATTCATCGCGATATTGAGAATCCAAGTATTTACCTTTTCTTCAGGTCACATCCGTCAGGCGAGATGAGTGAAGAGTCGGTGTCGTGGTTCGCTTGGTTGAGTGAATAGGAAGTGTTGTCGGAGATGGATTCTGGATGAGTGAAGAGTCGGTGCGGTGCTAATCCCATTGTTTCCATCGAACAAGAAgagagatttttatttttttatttttaaaataggactggttatgaatttatttttttaatgacgtggattttttattttcttaatgaaAATGACACGTGTATGCCACATTGTCATTTTGGTAGTCAGCTAGGCAAATTCCGGCCAAATACAATTGGAATAGTAAAATTGGGAAAAATTCAGGTTGTTTTATGAAACATCGAGGatagaaacacaaaattttatactttaaggatagaaatgaagaaaaaggaTATACGTCAAGGGCATTTTATATGATttcttaataaaattaaaacaaaaggtttcaacAACTCCACCTTTCATTACAAAACAGCTTAGCCACTAAGAAATGGCAAATAATGTGTCCATGAAGAACAATCAAGTCCAAAGATGTTTActtatcaaaacacaaaatctaatCGTTACCTAAAGAAAGCTCAGGTTATTCAATAATCCTTTTTAAGATGAACTTGAAAACAAGCTTGTCATACTTCCCCCTTACTTCTTTCCACTCCTTGACATAGTACAACCCATCATATACATACCCAGACTTCGTACCATCTATGGCTGATGGCCTGGAGTACTTGAACCCTCGAATAACCCTTACAGCGTTTCACACTCCCATGTTGTTCCTCAATGCAAGGTTACCTCATGTCCATCTCTGATCGACTATTCTGCTACTGACAGTCGGATTCCCTCCCTGCCCACAATAAATTATTTCATCTGGGGAGCTCATGTCATTATCATAGCACCCAGAAGCCACAATGCTTATTGCCAGATTTGACCGTTTTCACCCCTCTTGAAATCGATACCATTTGATCGCTGACGGTGAAGGCAGATGATAAATAATTCTGTCCGGTATTGAAATCTGTCATCGACATTGATTCCTGAAACATGTCCAATGCGTTTTGTTGCATTCAAGCATGTTTGTTGTTTCTGAAAAGATTAGCTGCAACTGTAGGAACAATTGTTTTGCATCCTTTACAATCATGGAACAAAACTTAACAACTCTTCTAATTCCTCCTTGTATAAAGTTaaatctccaaacaatttcacgGCTAACCCCAAAGGTTAGGTCCTTGCAATACTAGTTGTTGCTGAGGAGCCAAACTTTGGGGGTTAGCTGCGAAACTGTTGATGGTTGATATCGTTGTGAAATGAAGAAAATGGGATTGGAGGGTTTGGATTTTATACAAACATTATTGGTTAGACGCTTAGCTGTGATTTACAATGTTTTTCCTTGTCATATAGAGTaattttttcctcccttttctATTCGATTTTCTACAATCATCATTGGTTGGCTTTAtaatgtttttcttctcaaataagttttttttccttttctttttatattttttttatatgccaatgtttttcttctcaaataagttttttttttccttttcttttcattttttttatatgccaATGTATTTCTTCTCAAATAAGGttattttcctttcatttttttttatatgccaatgtttttcttctcaaataagttttttttccccttttctatTCGATTTTATACAATCATCATTGGTTGGCTTTACAATGTTTTTTCTTCTAAAGTAaggtttttttccttttctttttatatttttttatatgtcaatgtttttcttctcaaagaagTTTTTTATTTCCCTTTTCTATTCGATTTTATACAATCATCATTGGTTGGCTTATAATGTTTTTCTTCTCGaataagttttttttcccttttctttttatatttttttatatgccAATATATTTCTTCTCAAAtaagtttttttccttttatatttttttatatgccaatgtttttcttctcaaataagttttttttcttttcttttatagtTTTCTTATATGccaatatttttcttctcaaataagtttttttccttttcttttatattttatatatgccaatgtttttcttctcaaaaaagttttttttttcccttttcttttatattttgtatATGTCTCTATAATCACTGTGATGTGACCAACAATCCCACAAATATCACATAGAAGATAGATCATGAAGCTTCACTCATATGGCTAAGGAAATTGCAGTGAgagaatggagagagttgagagagagTGTCGCATACCTCTAAACTTAGATCCTTTTGATGTGGCATTAGATCTAGTATTTATAAACGTTTTACTCAAGTGAACCACGATTGGCACGTGGGTGCTGAGCTGGCAAACAATGGGCCTTTGCTTTTAGTTAGGCCGTGGGTTTATGAAGGAGCTTTCTGAGTTATGGCCCGTGTCAGGCCAATTGAGGCTTGGGGCAAGGGTTTGTCAAATTTTCTTTGGACGCCATGGGCCTGTAGACCATCTATGAGGGTCATGGACCTTTGCTAAGAAGACGATAGCCCAAACCGTGAGCCTATTGGATTCTACTGTAGGCTTTACTTAAGAGACTATAGCCCAGGCTGTGAGCCTATTCAGCTCCGTTGttaatctctctgtttttttttaaaaaagcatCAATATAGTGTTTATATTCAAAATGGAATTTTTGATGGAGGATTAACCAGGAcgaaattttttcttttttcaagaagaaaaatagaTTTCATTAAGAACAATTCGCTTCTACATAATGTAGAATCGAGTGAGGACATTCCTCAATTAAAAACACATCCTGAGCAGATGAGTAAGCCAACCTAGCTAAATGATGAGCAACAGAGTTGACTGATCTTTTAATATGTGAGCAAGTATCTCTACTAAACCACCTTGCTCTAGCCTGAATATCTTCAAGGACGACCCCGCAAGGATGAAAAGAATACTCAGACCCTTTTAGCGTAGAGATAGCCTCCAAAGAATCATTttccacctctctctctcaaactaaGCGAGATAGCAAACTGAATCCCAAATAAAATTACACCAGCTTTGGCATTAAAAACCCCCAGACCAACTTGTCTCTTCCCATACCCGGACCCCCCTGAAGTTAAGGCCGCATCACAATTCAGTTTAGACAAACCTGTGGGTGGGGGAATCCAATGTACCCTACTCGATGTCCCGAGGGCCGGCATGGGCGAAGGTGCACACCTAATATGCTGGTACTCAATAATAGAATCCCGTACTCCCTTCACCAGCTTCCTTGGACAATAACAAATTCTTCCCAAATGACCCTGTTCCGATTTAGCCACAAAGCCCATATAATCTaaccaatcaaaataattttatccTCATCAAAACCTGCTGGAAGAATTCTTTAACTCAAACCCACTTCATTCCAACACGATTGAGCCATGGGACACTCAAGCAGCACATGCGTAATTATCTCAACCAGGACGAAGTTTTTGAACATTTGATCATATAGCAAGATTCATGTGGGGGAGGGTCTGTGAGCTACTAAGTTCCCATaagaaaatttgataaaaacacTAATATACAAACttcttaataaaataaaaacaaaaaggtttTAACACCTCACCACCACTTGAGTTTTAACAATATTTCTCAACTCCTCAACTTTTCAGTACAAAACAGCTGGAATCTAATTGTAGACTTATCAAAACGCAGAATCTAATTGTTACCTGAAGGAATCTCAGGTTATTCAATAATCCTCTTTAAGGTGAACTTGAACACAAGCTTGCCATACCTTCCTCTCTCTTGTTTCCACTCCTTGACATAGTACAAACCAACATATACATACCCAGACTTCGTGCCATCTGTGGTGGATGGCTTGGAGTATTTGAACCCGCGAATAACCCTTACGGGGTTTCTGGCTCTTATGCTGTTCCTCAATGCAAGGTTACCTCCTGTCCATCTTTGATCGACTATTCTGCTACTGACAGTTGGATTCCCTCCCTGCCCACAATAAACTATTTCATCTGGGGAGCTCATGTCATTATCATAGCACCCAGAAGCCACAATGCTTATTGCCAGATTTTGACCGTTCTCACCCCTCTTGAAATCGATACCATTTGATCGCTGACGGTGAAGGCCGATGATAAATAATTCTGCCCGGTACTGAAATCTGTCACCGACCTGGATTCCCGAAACATGTCCAATTCGTTTTGTAGCGTTCAAACACCTTTGGTGTTTCTGGAAGATATTGGCAACAACTGTAGGAAGAGATGTTTTGGGTCCTTTCTTCTCACGGGACAGCTTATCTAATTCTTCCCTATACAACGCCAAAGTCCTCTGGACAGTTTCCCGCCTAACCCCCAAAGGTTGGCTCCTTTCAACCACAGCAGCAACTGGTCCTCTGCGTTGATCATGGGCAGTTCCAGATGAGTTTCTAATGCCACGACTTGTGGAAGGAGAAACATTGTTCGAATTCGCACTCATGTGGTAGTTTCACTCTAAAGGAGGGAATTCAGCCTCTTAATGAACTAATCTCGGAAAATTATATTCCCATGGCTTGCATTTTGGATAAGGTGCATCATGTTGCCCATTCTCATTTGGGTTAAATCAACCCGTCATAAACTCTACTTGTACCTGAAATTATATGAGAATTAACATCTTAGAGAGATTATTTGATTACAAACCACAAAGAACAAAACGAAGAAGGAAAAATTAACAATAATTATAGAACAAAGGCATTTcggaaaaaaatagaagaatatCACTCCTCAAAAATTCAAAGTAGAAGTATGCGCATATAGAAAATAAGAAATACTCATtagaatataattttttttttaaagaaaagtgGGGTAAGAAACATGCCACCCTGTCACTACTGCAGCAACACAAATGAACAAGAAATAATCATTTAAATGCCAATGCAAAGTAAGAAGAAGGCAAACCTTGTCACCATTCCATAAAAGCAATAACACAGTTATCCCACATAACTTTAGAGAGAGAAGACAGAGAAATGAAATGTGAAGAAGACTGAATCCCTCCAGAGAAACATACAGAGAGTGGGAAACCCCAAAAATCCTTAAAGCAAGCTTACCGActattttttaaggaaaaaatttGAATGAAGAAAGATACAAGAATTCAACAGTTGATATTGGATCTGCTAAATCTTGTATTTAGCATAATTCATAAAGTGTTGCAAATTAGCAACCTGCCATAAAAGTTGAGATAATTAAACCCACTTCAATCAGTCATGAgtcatttactttcttaataGCCCAACatttcacatattattgcaAGACATAATGTAGAACTAAAGTTGAAATGAGTTTCTAACTCCTAATTAAACCCTCAATGTTGTCCATCCACTAAGATAAAAACGTCAGAAGTTTATgaatgtttgtatatataccttATCCATGTGTTAAGGCAAAAGCTATCCCAAAGCTAAAACTGATATATTCACTCAAACTAATTGAAAGCCTAACTCAAGTGAATGGCTTCCAGTGATCTCATTTGAGAGTCCGTTATCTCAAATCACTCATTTGGtttgttgtttattttaaaataaccAATGTCCAAGGAAATAAAAATGGGCTTGGGTCGTGTACAGGTTAGGCTTTTGTGCAAAATCAAGTGCCAAATGCCGACCGAGTAATTGCCTCTATGTTTAAGACTAAGCCCGACcctataaaattttttaatttctaggCATATCGCCTAAGCcaatttaaagaaaaacaaacaagcgGGAAAAGTAAGATACCCCAAACTTTCACATGTCAACTTTGCATAGTGCAAAACccaaaaattgaataaaatcgTTTTTAGTTAATGAAGAATTTAAGTATGAAAGACCAAAATACCACAACTAACACCTAAATCAAGTATTATCGAAACAATTCCTCAAATTTGACATCAAGTAGTAGACTaaacaaaacgagaaaaaaagaaaagaccaaAGATATTTTTTATCAAGTGAAAGAtcataaaaaaaacatgatcttGTAGAAACATGGATTGAGTTACTACAAATCAAGGGGCAAATAAGCATAGAAAACCTtggaatgaaaataaatcataaGAATCAAGTACATACCACAAAAGTGAATCTCTTACGATGATAGCCTTATTTAACCATTGAAAGAACAAAATACCACAATTAACACCTAAATCAAGGATTATCGAAACAACAacaactcaaatttgacattgGAGAGATCAGTAgactaaacaaaacaaaaaaaaaagggaccaAAAATACTTTTTATCAAGTGAcagacaataaaaaaaacatgaactTGTAGAAACATGGATTGAGTTACTACAAATCTAGGGCAAAATAAGCATAGAAAAACTTtggaatgaaaataaatcataaGAATCAAGTACATACCTTGAAAAAGATAAACCCACAAAAGTGAATCTCTTACGATTGGACAAATAGCCTTCTAACAGGATTCAATCACCAGCAAGCTCAAATGATGTGACTAGAAACGGATCAACGAATGGCACTAACGAGGACGGACAATGCACTCTCTACAAAAGGAAGGCACTTTGGTAGTTTCGGCTGCCCTAATTCTGAAATGGTGAATTGGGGAAAACATGATCTTA
This DNA window, taken from Tripterygium wilfordii isolate XIE 37 chromosome 20, ASM1340144v1, whole genome shotgun sequence, encodes the following:
- the LOC119987124 gene encoding histone-lysine N-methyltransferase, H3 lysine-9 specific SUVH5-like isoform X1; this translates as MSANSNNVSPSTSRGIRNSSGTAHDQRRGPVAAVVERSQPLGVRRETVQRTLALYREELDKLSREKKGPKTSLPTVVANIFQKHQRCLNATKRIGHVSGIQVGDRFQYRAELFIIGLHRQRSNGIDFKRGENGQNLAISIVASGCYDNDMSSPDEIVYCGQGGNPTVSSRIVDQRWTGGNLALRNSIRARNPVRVIRGFKYSKPSTTDGTKSGYVYVGLYYVKEWKQERGRYGKLVFKFTLKRIIE